A window of Pradoshia eiseniae genomic DNA:
GAGCGAGCGAATTCCGTGATTTAATTAAGCACTATACAGCGATGCAGGAATATTTATCTGTGACCGAGTTAATTGAAGAGGTCATTGAGAAATCCGGCTATCGTCAATCACTTGAAATTGAGAAGACCATTGAAGCAGAAACAAGGCTTGAGAATATTGAAGAGTTCTTGTCTGTTACGAAGAACTTCGAAAATAGCAGTGAAGATAAGAGCTTAGTGGCCTTCCTGACAGATCTTGCACTTGTCGCTGATATTGATCGGATGGATGAGGAAGAAGAGAATGCGGGGGAAGGTGTCGTTCTTATGACTCTTCACTCCGCCAAAGGGCTTGAATTTCCGACGGTCTTCCTTCTTGGTCTTGAAGAAGGAGTGTTCCCGCATAGCCGGGCACTTATGGAAGATGAAGAGATGGAAGAGGAGCGCCGTCTTGCATACGTAGGAATTACGCGGGCTGAAAAGGAGCTTTATATTACCAATGCTCAAATGAGAACCTTGTACGGGCGCACGAATATGAACCCGGTTTCCCGTTTCATAAAGGAAATACCGGAAGATTTGCTGGAGGACTTGAATCCTCCTGCCCCAAGCAGAACCTCTTCTGCACGGCCATCCTTTATGCAAGGAAGGAGCGGCGCAGGACGAACTGGTACAGGCATTAATGGAGGCGGCATCAATGGAGGCGTGTCACCAAAACCAGTTATGCGCCCGGCAATGAATACATCCGGCGGCGAAAAACTCGATTGGGCTGTCGGTGATAAGGCCGAACATGGCAAATGGGGAGTAGGAACCGTTGTCAGCGTGAAAGGAAGCGGAGACGGGCTTGAGCTCGACATCGCATTCCCATCCATGGGCATCAAGCGCCTGCTGGCGAAATTTGCCCCAATAAAGAAGCAACAATAACAATCCTTTGATACCTTGTAGAGAGGCGGATAGAATGATGGAGTTGAAAGAAGCGCAAAAAAGAGCAGCAGAGCTTCATTCTTTGTTAAACCAATACGGATATGAATACTATGTTCTAGATGAGCCGAGTGTACCGGATTCAGTCTATGATGAATTGTACAAGGAACTCGTCGCGATTGAGCAAGCTTTCCCTGAGCTGCAAACAGAGGAATCCCCAACACAACGGGTTGGCGGACAGGTGTTAGATGCCTTCCAGAAGGTCGAGCATAACACACCGATGCTCAGTCTTGGCAATGCCTTCAATGAACAGGACCTGCGCGATTTTGACCGCCGGGTGAAGCAAGGGCTCGGCACAGACAGCTATTCGTATATTTGTGAATTGAAAATTGACGGTCTTGCTGTCTCCCTTCGCTTTGAGGATGGGTTATTCGTTAAGGGGGCGACTCGCGGGAATGGCACAATCGGTGAGGATATTACGGCCAATCTGCGTACGATTCGCTCTATTCCTCTCCGTCTTAATAAGCCTTACACGATGGAGGTTCGCGGTGAAGCCTATATGCCGAAGAAATCCTTTGTCACATTGAATGAAAAGAAAGAAGAGAATGGTGAGGAGCCTTTTGCAAACCCGCGCAATGCAGCGGCCGGCTCGCTAAGACAGCTTGATCCGCGGATTGCTGCCTCAAGAAATCTAGACATCTTCTTATACGGCATCGGAGATACAGGCGAAACAGGTGTTACCTCCCATAGTGAAGGTCTGGATTTACTGCAAACTCTCGGATTGAAAACGAATCCGCACCGGAAGAGATGCCAGACAATCGAGGATGTGCTTGAATACATCAGTGAGTGGACAGAGAAACGGCCGAGCCTTGATTATGACATTGACGGAATCGTCGTGAAGGTCGATTCACTCTCCCATCAGGATGAGCTTGGCATGACAGCTAAGAGCCCGCGCTGGGCCATAGCATACAAATTCCCGGCTGAGGAAGTCGTCACTGTCCTCAAAGGGATTGAATTGACGGTCGGGCGCACAGGTGTGATTACACCAACAGCCCTGCTGGAACCAGTCCGTGTCGCTGGCACGACTGTACAGCGTGCTTCCCTTCATAATGAGGACTTAATTCGTGAGAAGGATATCCGAATTGGCGACCATGTTGTCGTCAAGAAAGCCGGTGATATTATCCCCGAAGTCGTCAAAGTACAGCTCGACCAACGGACAGGGAAAGAGGAAGAATTCCATATGCCGACCCATTGTCCGGAATGTGACAGTGAGCTTGTTCGTATAGAAGGGGAAGTAGCGCTGAGGTGCATCAACCCCAAATGTCCTGCACAGATTAAGGAAGGGATGATTCACTTTGTTTCCCGCAATGCAATGAATATTGACGGGCTTGGTGAGAAGGTAATCATTCAATTATTTGACGCCAATTTAATTAAGGATGTCGCTGATCTTTATAAATTAACGTATGAACAATTGATTAGTTTAGAGCGCATGGGCGATAAATCCGTGAACAAGCTGCTCGCTTCAATTGAAGCCTCAAAGGATAACTCGCTGGAACGCCTTTTATTTGGGCTTGGCATCCGTCATGTCGGCGCGAAAGCAGCAAGAGTGCTCGCTGAAGAATATAATGAAATGGATAAGCTAATGGCTGCAAATGTGAGT
This region includes:
- the ligA gene encoding NAD-dependent DNA ligase LigA — protein: MELKEAQKRAAELHSLLNQYGYEYYVLDEPSVPDSVYDELYKELVAIEQAFPELQTEESPTQRVGGQVLDAFQKVEHNTPMLSLGNAFNEQDLRDFDRRVKQGLGTDSYSYICELKIDGLAVSLRFEDGLFVKGATRGNGTIGEDITANLRTIRSIPLRLNKPYTMEVRGEAYMPKKSFVTLNEKKEENGEEPFANPRNAAAGSLRQLDPRIAASRNLDIFLYGIGDTGETGVTSHSEGLDLLQTLGLKTNPHRKRCQTIEDVLEYISEWTEKRPSLDYDIDGIVVKVDSLSHQDELGMTAKSPRWAIAYKFPAEEVVTVLKGIELTVGRTGVITPTALLEPVRVAGTTVQRASLHNEDLIREKDIRIGDHVVVKKAGDIIPEVVKVQLDQRTGKEEEFHMPTHCPECDSELVRIEGEVALRCINPKCPAQIKEGMIHFVSRNAMNIDGLGEKVIIQLFDANLIKDVADLYKLTYEQLISLERMGDKSVNKLLASIEASKDNSLERLLFGLGIRHVGAKAARVLAEEYNEMDKLMAANVSDLVAINEIGEKMADAIVTYFSQEECIQLINELKACGVNMSYKGKRKVEAVESDSYFAGKTIVLTGKMEEYGRTEAKELIEALGGNVTGSVSKKTDLVIAGEDAGSKLKKAQDLGLEIWNEAQLLAELGKRG